From Anaerohalosphaera lusitana, one genomic window encodes:
- a CDS encoding LamG-like jellyroll fold domain-containing protein has protein sequence MMKLSWRLFSSCMVLALAAASMADVIQVPDSTGHTDAYNVSSDLETSISGVYYVVAEVTYSNLEGAPAVYNMVEVMNGGSISGSFGQAWAATTWCIYAGGKTVSSIPLQDGVPTLCVYKMDGTSGTSSLWINPNLYDTEPATADVSRGISSSEANAIRFRGGNAGNPVVMDVRNIEIYYNGESPFGKVGVMNAIPAKGAIDVDRDIDLSWEAPVTVTPEDYQLYFRADDPNFADTATNIVDGASVAPVDPTTSYDVGVLDYGATYYWKVDIVAGGVTYEGDVLSFTTVPQSVVIEQDPAGSTVAAGADATFTVSALNATGYQWYKSDDPVADTSTDTALTGQTSATLTLTNVQQEDEGWYFAYVDGIDATATGTALLMTERLVARYEFENNLNDTNGSFETWPGTVYDPNVADAIGTGMTYDGQNAIQGSYALSFDNLNGAGLVQIAGSEDKFNFYPQGMTVCAWVKTDFTDEYTAIVGKNAASTPEFWFLRKTFTGSMMRADGTFVFGPEITDGQWHFVVGQYDPQAGQVKIYTDGVLSAASDSVPTGNNTSMLTIGGEMEDASDGVLDLGYNGLMDDVQIWSKVLTPEEIAQQYYDVTGEQICLYEYASEYDFNGDCKVDMADFAAFAQGWLSTGLYPGL, from the coding sequence ATGATGAAGTTGAGTTGGAGGTTATTTAGTTCATGTATGGTTCTGGCGTTGGCAGCGGCATCAATGGCGGATGTTATCCAGGTTCCTGATTCGACGGGGCATACAGATGCGTACAATGTGTCGAGCGACCTGGAAACTTCAATTTCAGGCGTCTATTATGTCGTAGCCGAAGTGACGTATAGTAATCTGGAAGGGGCTCCTGCCGTTTACAACATGGTCGAGGTGATGAACGGCGGCAGTATTTCAGGAAGCTTCGGTCAGGCTTGGGCCGCCACTACATGGTGCATTTACGCAGGAGGTAAAACAGTCTCTAGTATTCCCCTGCAGGACGGTGTCCCTACATTGTGCGTCTACAAGATGGATGGTACAAGCGGAACTTCTAGTCTTTGGATCAATCCAAACTTGTACGATACGGAACCAGCGACTGCTGATGTGAGCAGGGGTATAAGTTCAAGCGAGGCAAATGCCATACGTTTCCGCGGCGGAAACGCGGGCAATCCCGTTGTGATGGATGTTCGGAATATTGAGATTTATTACAATGGTGAATCGCCGTTTGGCAAGGTGGGTGTAATGAATGCCATTCCGGCCAAAGGTGCGATAGATGTAGACAGGGATATTGACCTTAGCTGGGAGGCTCCCGTTACTGTTACGCCTGAAGATTACCAGCTTTATTTCAGGGCAGATGATCCTAATTTTGCCGATACTGCGACGAATATCGTTGACGGAGCATCGGTTGCGCCGGTTGATCCGACAACCTCCTATGATGTCGGCGTCCTGGATTACGGTGCCACATATTACTGGAAGGTGGACATCGTCGCCGGAGGCGTTACTTATGAGGGCGATGTCCTGAGTTTTACCACTGTTCCGCAGTCGGTAGTTATAGAACAGGACCCGGCAGGCTCTACGGTTGCTGCAGGAGCGGATGCCACATTTACCGTATCAGCCCTGAATGCAACTGGCTACCAGTGGTACAAGTCCGACGATCCGGTAGCGGACACGAGTACGGATACAGCTTTGACCGGTCAGACGTCCGCTACGCTTACATTAACAAACGTACAGCAGGAGGATGAAGGCTGGTATTTTGCATACGTTGACGGCATCGATGCAACTGCAACCGGCACCGCGCTTTTGATGACCGAGCGTCTTGTAGCACGTTATGAATTTGAGAATAATCTCAACGACACTAATGGAAGCTTTGAGACCTGGCCTGGTACCGTTTACGATCCTAACGTTGCAGATGCCATCGGCACGGGCATGACTTATGATGGACAGAATGCGATCCAAGGCAGTTACGCTTTGAGTTTTGACAATCTGAACGGAGCCGGACTCGTTCAGATAGCAGGTTCTGAAGACAAGTTCAATTTCTATCCTCAGGGTATGACTGTTTGTGCATGGGTCAAGACTGACTTTACAGATGAGTACACAGCGATTGTCGGTAAAAATGCAGCAAGTACACCGGAATTCTGGTTCCTTCGCAAGACATTTACTGGGTCTATGATGCGTGCTGACGGCACGTTCGTTTTTGGTCCCGAGATCACTGATGGGCAGTGGCACTTTGTGGTTGGCCAGTATGATCCACAGGCTGGTCAGGTGAAGATTTACACGGATGGCGTTTTATCAGCAGCAAGCGATTCGGTGCCTACCGGCAATAACACAAGCATGCTCACCATTGGTGGCGAGATGGAGGATGCTAGCGATGGAGTCCTTGATCTTGGCTATAATGGACTGATGGACGATGTTCAGATATGGTCGAAGGTGCTGACGCCTGAGGAAATCGCTCAGCAATATTATGACGTCACGGGTGAGCAGATTTGTCTGTACGAATACGCAAGCGAATACGACTTCAACGGCGACTGCAAAGTGGATATGGCTGATTTTGCAGCGTTTGCGCAGGGCTGGCTAAGCACTGGACTGTATCCTGGTCTCTAA
- a CDS encoding type II secretion system protein: MRVKRAFTLIELLVVISIIALLLAIMMPALGMVKEKAKSVVCKSQLRQMAIALQTYAGENNGKAPDFGASYGADPDGFWFVGLAPYLAGDDPYEEKMEILTCPSTKVSPDNGTYIPGTDKNGWVFQGSVKGSYGINFWVMSGSLRGFSAERRFQNFSSLRGGLPTFADSTWPDGHPDGDDQVPLDVYGGGYGGENINTRFPGSMGYGMGRFCIDRHGMAINVAMTGGSVETVDLEDLWVLKWNQLSKPNYDIVLPTGRE, encoded by the coding sequence ATGCGGGTAAAGAGAGCATTTACACTGATAGAATTGCTGGTGGTAATATCAATCATTGCACTGCTTCTTGCAATTATGATGCCGGCTTTGGGGATGGTCAAGGAGAAGGCAAAATCCGTTGTATGTAAATCGCAGTTGCGGCAAATGGCGATAGCACTGCAGACATACGCGGGTGAAAACAATGGCAAGGCACCGGATTTCGGTGCAAGTTACGGAGCAGACCCGGATGGATTCTGGTTTGTAGGGCTGGCACCGTATCTTGCCGGGGATGATCCCTATGAGGAGAAAATGGAAATTTTGACTTGTCCCAGTACTAAAGTAAGTCCGGACAACGGAACTTACATTCCTGGAACGGACAAGAATGGCTGGGTCTTTCAGGGCTCGGTGAAGGGCAGTTATGGAATCAATTTCTGGGTGATGAGCGGCAGTCTGAGGGGGTTTTCAGCTGAGAGGCGTTTTCAAAATTTCAGCTCATTGCGAGGCGGCTTGCCGACCTTTGCAGATTCCACCTGGCCCGACGGGCATCCAGATGGTGATGACCAGGTTCCGCTGGATGTTTATGGGGGCGGGTACGGCGGTGAAAACATCAATACTAGATTTCCCGGAAGTATGGGCTATGGCATGGGGCGTTTCTGCATCGACAGGCATGGTATGGCAATCAATGTTGCGATGACTGGCGGCAGTGTTGAAACCGTTGACCTTGAGGACCTTTGGGTGCTCAAGTGGAATCAGTTGAGCAAGCCCAATTATGATATTGTGCTTCCGACAGGAAGAGAATAG